The following coding sequences are from one Natrarchaeobius halalkaliphilus window:
- a CDS encoding alpha-hydroxy-acid oxidizing protein: MTNASESPLERRLREIETERTAVPFDYDELERVALERLPSASASYVAATAGTGETGRANRREFDRWRIVPRVLRDVSDRSLGVDLFEKTLRSPLLLAPIGGQTKYHEDGELASVRAATELGVPFALSTASSYSIEDVAETDDSNLLFQLYCTSDFDTTVNLLERAERAGYDGILLTVDFQVPRWSPETLSRTNDQLYASSLANLSADSPANSVSDTTADPLARDESLSWEDLSALTEATTLPIYLKGITHPEDARLAVEHGMDGVVVSNHGGRQVDGSIAAITALPHVADAVGADVPVLFDSGVRGGADAFKAIALGADAVFLGRPYLYGLTIAGQRGVYEVVHNVLAELDSVVGLSGYDSIANVDRSAIVDGSSIGSMGFD, from the coding sequence ATGACGAACGCATCCGAGTCGCCGCTCGAGCGCCGATTACGGGAGATCGAGACCGAGCGAACGGCCGTTCCGTTCGATTACGACGAGTTAGAACGAGTTGCACTCGAGCGGCTTCCGTCGGCATCGGCGTCGTACGTGGCCGCTACCGCGGGGACCGGCGAGACGGGGCGTGCGAACCGACGGGAGTTCGATCGGTGGCGAATCGTTCCTCGCGTCCTCCGGGACGTCTCGGATCGATCCCTGGGCGTCGACCTCTTCGAGAAGACGCTCCGCTCGCCGCTACTGCTGGCTCCGATCGGGGGACAGACGAAGTACCACGAGGACGGAGAACTCGCGAGCGTCCGCGCAGCGACGGAACTCGGCGTCCCGTTCGCGCTGAGTACCGCATCCTCGTACTCCATCGAGGACGTCGCGGAAACCGACGATTCGAACCTCCTCTTTCAGCTGTACTGTACGTCTGATTTCGACACGACCGTGAACCTCCTCGAGCGGGCGGAGCGAGCAGGGTACGACGGAATCTTGCTCACCGTCGACTTTCAGGTTCCGCGGTGGTCCCCCGAGACGTTGTCCCGGACCAACGATCAGCTGTATGCGAGCTCCCTCGCGAACCTGTCGGCAGATTCGCCAGCGAATTCCGTGAGCGACACGACGGCCGATCCGCTCGCCAGAGACGAGTCGCTGTCGTGGGAGGACCTCTCCGCTCTGACGGAGGCGACGACGCTGCCGATCTATCTCAAGGGGATCACCCACCCCGAGGATGCGCGTCTCGCCGTCGAACACGGGATGGACGGCGTCGTCGTCTCGAATCACGGCGGCCGACAGGTCGACGGTTCGATCGCGGCGATCACCGCCCTGCCACACGTCGCAGACGCCGTCGGTGCCGACGTTCCGGTACTCTTCGACAGCGGCGTTCGCGGGGGTGCCGACGCGTTCAAAGCGATCGCACTCGGGGCCGACGCCGTGTTTCTGGGACGGCCGTATCTGTACGGATTGACGATCGCGGGGCAGCGAGGGGTATACGAGGTCGTCCACAACGTTCTGGCGGAACTGGACAGCGTCGTCGGGCTCTCCGGGTACGACTCGATCGCGAACGTCGACCGATCGGCTATCGTCGACGGATCGTCGATCGGCTCGATGGGGTTTGACTGA
- a CDS encoding CoA transferase subunit A — MTAVVDMDDAIARSIEDGQSVYLGGFTHLIPFAAGHEIIRQGYQDLTLIRATPDLIYDQMIAAGCASAVTFSYAGNPGVGSLRAFRRAIEDGVPNELSIDEYSHFGLVSRLEAGAKDLPFVPLRSYVGSGYPDHNDSIRMVANPYDDDVDEIAVVPPLRPDVAVVRAQRADDEGNAHLWGITGEMVEAAFAADTVVLSVEELVDRDVIRSDPNRTAIPGTIVDHVVEEPYGSHPSYAQGYYDRDNVAYLEWDEISETHESTTEWLSEWVHGVDGRREYVAKLETERLLDLQPRTNFSTPIDMGEY; from the coding sequence ATGACGGCGGTCGTCGACATGGACGACGCGATCGCTCGCAGTATTGAAGACGGACAGAGCGTGTACCTCGGTGGATTCACCCACCTCATCCCCTTCGCGGCCGGTCACGAGATCATTCGACAGGGATACCAAGATCTGACCCTCATCAGAGCGACGCCGGATCTGATTTACGACCAGATGATCGCGGCGGGCTGTGCGAGTGCGGTGACGTTCTCCTACGCTGGAAACCCCGGCGTTGGAAGCCTGCGAGCGTTCCGGCGCGCCATCGAGGACGGCGTGCCGAACGAACTCTCGATCGACGAGTACTCCCACTTCGGACTGGTCTCGCGCCTCGAGGCGGGGGCGAAGGACCTTCCCTTCGTTCCGCTCCGGAGCTACGTCGGTTCCGGCTATCCCGACCACAACGATTCGATCCGGATGGTTGCGAACCCCTACGACGACGACGTCGACGAGATCGCGGTCGTCCCGCCACTTCGGCCGGACGTGGCCGTCGTTCGCGCACAGCGAGCGGACGACGAGGGAAACGCCCACCTGTGGGGAATCACGGGTGAGATGGTGGAGGCGGCGTTCGCCGCGGACACGGTGGTGTTGAGCGTCGAGGAACTCGTCGACAGAGACGTGATCCGAAGCGATCCGAACCGGACGGCCATTCCCGGAACGATCGTCGATCACGTCGTCGAGGAGCCCTACGGCTCTCATCCCTCCTACGCGCAGGGATACTACGACCGGGACAACGTCGCCTACCTCGAGTGGGACGAGATCAGCGAAACCCACGAGTCGACGACGGAGTGGCTATCGGAGTGGGTCCACGGCGTCGACGGTCGTCGGGAGTACGTCGCGAAACTCGAGACGGAGCGACTCCTCGACTTACAGCCGCGGACGAACTTCTCGACACCGATCGATATGGGGGAGTACTGA
- a CDS encoding WD40/YVTN/BNR-like repeat-containing protein: protein MTLLMGTDDGLFRAEDVPFEKADAERILDCGRVTQVEDLTHAEGVFICSSDGAYRSLDGGETWSELAVPKGGRYWFEGDSIVFSLQATADGTLYAGTNLPALYRSFDDGETWHELRGFQDLPSRPHWESPEDPKRARIRNIESAPNTTDRLIVSLEVGGVHVSNDGGETWIDRRENIEDDVHHVLPLTADCWLAATGYFDLELEHVGLQTGLGHATGWGGLYRTTDAGETWKRLDQGNEYSYIRRAFTHDGTVIFSGANGAPPAWENDEHEAALFESTDFGRTFERVSYPGEPNEVIEDWVVDDDGTLLCGGGLFDIPDPRHDLDGRIMRRTDDGTYETVGKVPSSVGRIELV from the coding sequence ATGACGCTCTTGATGGGTACCGATGACGGACTGTTCCGTGCGGAGGACGTTCCCTTCGAAAAAGCAGACGCAGAACGGATCCTCGACTGCGGGCGGGTGACGCAGGTCGAAGACCTGACCCACGCGGAAGGCGTGTTCATCTGCTCGAGCGATGGTGCGTATCGATCGCTCGACGGCGGCGAGACGTGGTCCGAACTCGCGGTACCGAAAGGCGGACGGTACTGGTTCGAGGGCGACAGCATCGTCTTTTCGCTACAGGCCACCGCCGACGGCACGCTGTACGCCGGGACGAACTTGCCGGCCCTGTATCGGTCGTTCGACGACGGGGAGACCTGGCACGAACTGCGCGGCTTTCAGGACCTGCCGTCGCGCCCCCACTGGGAGTCGCCGGAGGATCCAAAGCGGGCGCGGATCCGAAACATCGAATCGGCACCGAACACGACGGATCGACTCATCGTCAGCCTCGAAGTCGGTGGCGTCCACGTCAGCAACGACGGCGGCGAGACGTGGATCGACCGTCGGGAGAACATCGAGGACGACGTTCATCACGTTCTCCCGCTGACTGCCGATTGCTGGTTGGCTGCGACCGGCTACTTCGACCTCGAACTCGAGCACGTCGGGCTGCAGACCGGGCTCGGACACGCCACGGGCTGGGGTGGGCTGTATCGGACGACTGACGCCGGAGAAACCTGGAAGCGCCTGGACCAGGGCAACGAGTACTCCTACATCAGGCGGGCGTTCACGCACGACGGGACGGTGATTTTCAGCGGTGCCAACGGCGCTCCGCCCGCCTGGGAGAACGACGAGCACGAAGCCGCACTCTTCGAGTCGACGGACTTCGGCCGGACGTTCGAACGCGTTTCGTACCCGGGCGAACCGAACGAGGTGATCGAGGACTGGGTGGTCGACGACGACGGGACCCTCCTCTGTGGCGGCGGACTGTTCGACATTCCGGATCCGCGTCACGACCTCGACGGGCGGATTATGCGCCGAACCGACGATGGGACGTACGAAACGGTCGGGAAAGTGCCTTCGAGCGTGGGTCGAATCGAACTCGTCTGA
- a CDS encoding Rieske (2Fe-2S) protein: protein MSSTHVGSVDEFEHGDRKITTVDGASVGVFCVDGEFYALENECPHQGGPACTGRVGGEIVAEIPEPGKRKQERISDDLVVACPWHGWEFEIETGIHLGDDSICLDQFDVVVEDDEVYVTG, encoded by the coding sequence ATGAGCTCCACCCACGTGGGATCGGTCGACGAGTTCGAACACGGGGATCGGAAAATCACCACCGTCGACGGCGCATCCGTCGGCGTCTTCTGTGTCGACGGCGAGTTCTATGCCCTCGAAAACGAGTGTCCACACCAGGGTGGACCCGCCTGCACCGGGCGCGTCGGCGGCGAAATCGTCGCGGAGATTCCCGAGCCCGGAAAACGAAAGCAAGAGCGGATCTCTGACGATCTGGTCGTCGCCTGTCCGTGGCACGGCTGGGAGTTCGAAATCGAAACGGGAATCCACCTGGGCGACGATAGCATCTGCCTCGATCAGTTCGATGTCGTCGTCGAGGACGACGAAGTGTACGTGACCGGCTGA